taaTTCTTATATATTGTGTCAAGTGTTATATGACAAAAATAGTTAAAGCTAGAAAAGAattgacataaaaaaaaaatcaaactgtgatattttaaatgaaaggAAGGAATATGGAGACAATTTTTTGAGATTGTTTGTtcatataaataataactaGTTTATTACCCACGTAATACGCGGGATTCAtacattatttttacattaaaaaacttttaatatatgaaaacaattaacattaaaatttataaacttttgtatcacaaaactaaaaaaaaaaagggtaagttGCCAAAACTCCTTAGTTCCATAGAGGAATTTTTCCTCTCAAGCTAACGACCCTGCAACGCTGCTTGAAGGTGAGATCCCAAGTTCACTATTATGTTAGTTATAAGatattaaatacatatcattATTAACATTAAGTTATAAATACATTacttttacttatatattagGAGCACCAAAGGTGTTATTTTCATTTATGCAGTCacatcaaaaaaaaatcatgtaatATTTGTATCAACTCATTTTAAGTGAAAATTTTGTCAAATATTCGTATCATTTACATTATATTAGaaatacaaatttataaaactttgtatacatgaaaatgtaatatattatacaaataatTGAGAAAAGTGGGTATAGAgttgttatgcacccaatttgggtgaaaacccctcacatacaaatattttaatcttttgaataaatgtttggccccacatgatttttatggttttaaaaaagatatatgaggggttttttcacccaaattaagtacctaacagcctcatatttcTTTCCCcctatataattttatttatttatatgttatatacATTAAACCATTAAAGACTACGAAGTATCATTATATTGTACTagcccaactggacatttaatgacccttatgtctttcagccaaatgttggtTATGGGTTCGAAACCTTTGAAAGGCATAATGGGAAGACCTTGCCAATGAGATGTGGCATGAGGGTTTTCTCTAACATTTAGCTGGTTTCTTCCAGAACGGTggtgggacttccaccgccagttatgccctcggattgactgtgctggtgtcgtggtcgatctctactgGAGGATGAAGAGGCATACCGCTGAATCCAATTATcactgttgttcaaaaaaataaataaataaaaaagacttTATAAGACAAATTTATCTAACAAAACTATGAGGACCAAAAGTGCTATTGACTAATTCTTTAGTCaatgatgatatcatcaaaATGATCTAATGATAGAGAATAAGAGATGAAATTCAATCAAGGGTCATTACCTTTCCAATTTAtaattaagggttttgttttaatatatattaaagattgaCTAAGCTTATAAATCTGCTTTAGGAATTGGAAtaacttgtttttcttttaactttgtaaCTTTTTGTATTCTTCACAATATCTTCTTTATGCTCTAAGAGCATCAACGATCACCGCTGGTCAAGTCATCAACGAGTTTCTTTTCATTTCTATGATGAgcttttttgataaaaaaaaataacaaatgagATTTTAGGCTAATTAGATTATTCGTGTTaatgaaaggttttttttagtcaattataatcttcttctttctttatatCAAATGTAGCTATTTTAAttagagaaaaaataaatttgcaTAAAAGCAGATGTATTAATGTAACTTTCAATTCTATTTAGGGTATCTTCAATGGGGATAAacttttattagaaaaaaaaaaagaaaaaaaaaaaggaaacaaagTTTTTCAAAGGTTGATGCCAAATTGCCATTGCACAAACGATTGAGGATGGACAGCGAGATGAAGGTAAAATTCTTCAAATTTGTAGAATTGACATgctaaaaatagaaagaaaaagaaaaggaaactgAAACTGAAAGTTTCtcgtttaaaatttttttttaaaggctgATAATTTGCTATTAGCCATTTGGACTGAATATAACAAGCCCTGAAGCCCACCATTAATAATGTAATTTTGGAGGCCCATATTTATTTGATGgactaatataatataatcagCACCTAAATTTTAGGATGAAATTTAGACCGGATTCCATTTGCAAAGTTTGAAACTAAAGTAAGCATGGCTAACACACAATTCAACGTgaaataacatattttaaaataagGAAATGCTAAATGCAGTCCTAAgagctgtatttaacgtgcataaaagaCATgtactttccatattaaaagctcatcctctgaattttatagtaaatgtacaaataatttatgcaccttaaagcAAACcccaaataaaataattatcaaTTTTCATATGTAATACTTTTAGAAAaacttatatatgattttagtatcaaaggttttatcaaaaataaaatataatgaaataagtgttttttaaaataactggaagaccaaaaatataaattgattttataaatttgcCCAATATCATCTAGGTTATTCTCATTATCTTTTGATGTATTAATCATAGTTTTTTAGCCCataatttgaaattaaaaattaaaaatatctaaTGAATTTTGCAACATTTGTATTCATAAAATGAAATTTCAGAACGCagaatatatcatatatctaaTGAATTcaaacatatacgagtataacaTTTTGATAATAGAATATGGTTTTGAAATGGATTGAGTTGACGAGTTGTGAACGTataatgttgttgttgatggtAGATAAGGCTTACGGACTATAAAACTTGTTTGACTCCCATAAATAgagttttttcatatttattgagATTACTCATGAACAGTGGCGGTACCACATGGAGGGCAAAGGAACAAATGTccccctcaaaatttagatttttgttatgtatttttaaatttttcattgatttttaaaaatttctataggtttttaacattttgaccccttttatatttatttttcatggattttttaatttttccccATTGAGATTGTTTCTCTGTTACCGCTTCTGCTCATGAATTGATGTCAATCATTATTGCCTAACGGGTATATAATTAAGTGATTCTATTAGTAACATGATGATACTCCAATGATCCATTAATGATTCAAATTTTCcgttcaaaaacaaaaacaatttataGTAACTCTCTAAAATAAATTCggcttataaaataaaaaataaatattaaatacatgCATGAGTATATGGATATTAAAGTTGAAATCAagatatgtttttaaaaaagacaggaagtttttattttatttgtttatttatttttttaaaaggaagTTACACGTATATGTAAGTTATCTTTGCTACACGTATACATACAGTTATCTTTTTCTTgcttatatatacacaccagTAACCATAAAGTTTCTCGCTTTGTAAAATTTCAGGCTATTTTTTGCTCTAAAAAGATGGCAAATTCAGGTCCAACCGACGAAGTTGTTTCTTTGGAGCTCCCTGCACCTCCAGGCTGGAAAAAAACGGTTCCTTTTTTCTCTCtacattttaacttcaaattctgtttttttttttaatttaaatatttgggttttttttttagctttctcCATTACTTTGTTAGTTAATTCTTTAAATTAAGTTATGGGTGTTGTTTAATTCTTTTTAGTTTAGTTGAATTTTTGTCGATTCCAAAATTAGGGCTTTTTTTGGTGGGTCCGTGTTAATTTGaggaaattagggttttacaaGATATGGTGTTATGTTAGCTCATATATGTGTGTGCTTTGTTATTTGAATTACTTATTTATCTGCTTGTATATTTAATTGCTTTTATGAATTGGGTTCTTTGGTTAATTGTGGAAAATCATATATACTTTTTGAAGTTAGGGTTTTCTTGAATTTAATTATGTGAATATCTTAGTTTCTTTGTTTTTTGTCAATTGGGTTTTCggtaaattttaattttgttaaacaTGACTTTACttaccaaaaaaagaaaaaaaaaaaaacatgattttcttggaGATAATCTTGTTAGCTTTAgtagttataaataattttaattggATCAAGTGGCTTGCTTTGAATTAAATTTAGGGGCACTCTTCGATTTGTTTACCATTGATTTGGTTGAAAACTTTTGGTTTGTTTGAACATGTTTAGAACTGGGTTTTGGTCGAGCTCTATAGTTTCAGACTTTAGAGTAGGTAAACTCAACGACACTCCATCCGTGAATCTATATTTAAGTCATTTAGAGTTTTTCTACCATCTTCGTTTGACTTTGTAATGAAGAAtgttttttaaattcttttcctttctttgcaGCCCCCTTTGAAGAAAATGGGAATATGTTGTGTTGTTGTTTTTTGGTTCTGTGAAGAAGTATCGACACTTCTACAGAAACAGattgtgtatttgtgtgttaCAAAAgacatatatcttttttaatctataatcAAGCacattaaaaaagtttatagtAAATGATTACATCCGGTTTTAATTCCCTTGTAAGTTATTAGTTTGATTTTACCTTTTAGTTGCACTGTTATTTGTTTTCACGATGTCCATGATGATATGTTTAGTTCTTTAGTTGGAAATTTCTTATGGATTAGCTTTACTTTGGGTTTAAATTTTGGGTGTTGAATGTCTTTCACTTCACCACATAAACGCATAGAAAACTCAACGTGTTATTGAATAGCTTATGAAGTAGTAACTCCAATTAGAAGAtattttattagatttttgcttttatatTTCAAAAGTTAAGAAACTAATTGATTTTATGGGAAAATGGGAAATACAATCAAGTCTTTGACAACTTGATCTTTAGCAATTCGTGGATAATTATCTAGTCATTTGTGACTGCATTGAGCTAATGAACATGTTTGATTATAAACAATTCACAAGATGTCATCAATTAAGTTCTGTACGTGTATGAACCTTAAGATCTGGGATCATTATTCATGTTTAACCTTTAAGATTGGTAGCCATAGCTGTGAGCTTTTTTGAGATAATTGGGAACATACATGGCGAGTCAATAACCTGTCCATGTTCTTACAAGCTTTCAGTACGTTGAATTGTTGATGCACTTGACTTGCAGTCTCAAAACACATGcaacatttttattaaagatatattttttttgagatCCCCTTTGGTTAAATGGTTCTCCTTGTATGTCGTTATTGATGGGCATGATAGCTATTTGATGATTAGTCAACTATTCAAGTTAAAATTCTTATATGGAGTGTTTGACATTTTATGAAATACCTTAAATACCATTCTTGTGCAGTGCTTGCTAAAGAAAGAAGGAACACCAACGAAGAATGCAACTGTGTTCACTGCACCAACAGGGGAAGAGATCACCAGCAGGAAGCAGCTGGAGCAATACCTGAAAGCACACCCTGGGGGCCCCAAGATCTCAGAGTTTGATTGGACAAGCGGTGAGACCCCAAGGAGGTCATCAAGAATCAGCGAGAAGGTGAAGTCAACCCCACCATCATCAGAAACAGAGCCGGTCAAGAAACGGTCCAGAAAGTCATCTtcaaaaaaagagaagaaagagaaagaagacGAAGAAATGCAGGAAGCGGAAGAGGCGGAAAAAGATGATGAGAAACCAAAAGAAGCCACTGAAAAATCTGAAGTCGCAGAAGTAACTCCATCAGAGGAAGTAGCTAAGCCTGAAAAAGAGGTCGAAGAAGAAGTTCGTTTAATCCCAGAAATGCCTTCATCAAATGAAGTAGCCAAGCCAGTCAATGAGGTCAAAGACGAGTCAAAAAAAGAGGTTGATGAAGAAGTGCGTGAAATCCCTGAAGTAACTTTGAAGGAAGTAGCTAATCCAGCTAATGTGGTTAACGAAGCGGTAAATGAAGAAGCATGTGAAATACAGAAAGTTCCCTCGTCAGAGGTGGAAGTAGTTAACAAGGAATCGGACGAGTCAAACAAGCATGAGGATAAAGCCAACCATGCGAAAGGGGTCGCAGAAGAAGGGCTTGATAACCCTATAACTCCCCCACCAGAGGAGGTAATGAAGACTGCAAATTTACAAGCTGTCCCGGTGACTGAAGTTGAGGCAGGAGGAGCAGCTGCTGTGCAGAATGGTCGTCCAGTGGCAGAAGTCAGCGAGCCCAAGCCTTTGCAATAAGCTATGAAGATAGAGTAAAGGGTGGTGCTGTGGTATTATGACACTTATTCATCCTCTTTTTTCTGATGAATCGTATTGTTAATGGAACATTTCTGTAACTTGTAATCTGTAACCTGTCATAGGATTTGAAGTCTtgacatatatatcataaattgtTGTGTAAGAATATTTGTAAGAGGTCGTCTTGTGAGTATTGTTGTGTCTGTAGATTCTAGGTTACAGATACATGTTTATGCCTGTATCATTATCATGTAATAATGTAGTCGACTCTTTAATAACTTTTCATTCTTGCAGATCCTGTCTTTTCTTGCAATACGAGTCTTGGTGTTCAATATTTGTTATGCCAAAGGTTTTAGTATTTATTTCCATGTTTTAATCATGTGAATCGATTATAGAAAAGGGTTATTGAAAAACCAAATGCACGAATCAAGTTTAGATTTATATTCTCACAGTGAAATGAACAATATATAAGCAAGTTATAGGGATTTATGCAAGCAAATAGCTTGACAGTTGGATCCTAAATTGGAAAAAATGGAAGAAGCCTAAATAAGACTCCGCTCAAAGCCCCTTAAGTTGTCCAACCAAGCCAGCTAATGTTGTCCACTTCTCAAATGCAGTTGCAGAGTCCACAAAAGCTATTTTTGAAGCTTCTATGTCGTTCTTCGTTACTGCATCAAGTTAACAATCGGAACACGTTTAATTTAATGCATTGGTAGGTAGTTATAAAATACAATTTAAAACTTGATCATACCTGACGAGTACAAAGAAGTCAACGATGAGTTGAATGTATCCACTTGAGACTTCTCCTCCGGGCTTGAGCTCAACTGTAGATAAACGAATCATCAAACACGACCTCTAAGTCCCTAACACATACATTCTAGCTTTGCAGGCTGGACTGTGTACGGTGAACCACATAAAGTACATTCCTGCAAGGCATAAATGACTAGACAACATTTTGAAGGAAAAGAGACGGGACCTGTGAGAGGGCTGCATTAGCTTTCTTGAGCCAATCTGCATCAGTGGTTTGGCCAAGGACTAAACCAGCTGAAGGAAGATCATTGTTTTCTATTGCTTGGCCTACTTTGCTAAGCTTGTATATAACATCTTGTAGATATTCTGCACAAGTAATATTTTCAAAGTATAATTTGGATCCTGCAACtatttacatttattaaaattttacacaaattaatgcataaaataccATATGCATAAAAATTTGAAAGTCATGAAGCTTTTGAAGTATAGTATGTTTTGGGATTGGGACTTTGGAATTACAAATTTACGATTATAATATAACACAAAATAATAGTTACAAACATACAGATATATAAGATTACTTTCaataatatatcattttcatGAAAAATCTTCAAACTAGCATATATGAGGGAGGTTTTTCCAGGTGATGTATGTGACCGATTTCAAGCTCTTTCCTTTGCCACCCCAAGATATTTACTTAAGATTTAGGTTCTCACCTAGAACTTTTATGAGGGTATCAAGATGTACAAACACTAGCCCAACTTAGTAAATCTTTAGACTAACATGACCTACATACATACCCATTCTCACAATTATAAtgttatctatctatctattatgTTCACATGATATGTATATGTTGCCATATACCCAGAAGTGGCATTTAAGACATTTTCGCTAAGTTTGAACATGAATAAACAACACTTAATAAAAAGGCCCAAATGACATGTTCATAACATATATGTAAAGATAACTGACCAATAATCGGTATCCGACCAACAGGAACACAAAGAACATATATAAAGATgttacaaacaaaatataaaagatatatactgATAGAGATAAAAAACAAACCAACCTCTATCTTTGTTAGAAGAGTTAAGAACAGTTTGTTTCTCAATCCTCTTTTTTCTATCTTGCTTAACTTTCTCCAAAAGTTCCAAATCATCATCAGCCTCTAAAATGGCTGCATTGGCACCAATATTGTTGTTTCCAGTTAAAGACAGCACCAAAAGGGAAGCAAGGCTTATGGATAGGCTTCTTTTTGAGACATTAGTGTAAGTTGGTAATTTACACAATGGTTTACATGCATTTGTTCCTTTCActattattatgtgtttttgagatgttatagaagatgatgatgattggaggaATGCAGTGGGATTTGAGAGAAAATTTGCTGCCATTTTCacttgttt
The sequence above is drawn from the Erigeron canadensis isolate Cc75 chromosome 4, C_canadensis_v1, whole genome shotgun sequence genome and encodes:
- the LOC122595104 gene encoding methyl-CpG-binding domain-containing protein 10-like — translated: MANSGPTDEVVSLELPAPPGWKKTCLLKKEGTPTKNATVFTAPTGEEITSRKQLEQYLKAHPGGPKISEFDWTSGETPRRSSRISEKVKSTPPSSETEPVKKRSRKSSSKKEKKEKEDEEMQEAEEAEKDDEKPKEATEKSEVAEVTPSEEVAKPEKEVEEEVRLIPEMPSSNEVAKPVNEVKDESKKEVDEEVREIPEVTLKEVANPANVVNEAVNEEACEIQKVPSSEVEVVNKESDESNKHEDKANHAKGVAEEGLDNPITPPPEEVMKTANLQAVPVTEVEAGGAAAVQNGRPVAEVSEPKPLQ
- the LOC122595105 gene encoding thylakoid lumenal 16.5 kDa protein, chloroplastic — encoded protein: MAANFLSNPTAFLQSSSSSITSQKHIIIVKGTNACKPLCKLPTYTNVSKRSLSISLASLLVLSLTGNNNIGANAAILEADDDLELLEKVKQDRKKRIEKQTVLNSSNKDREYLQDVIYKLSKVGQAIENNDLPSAGLVLGQTTDADWLKKANAALSQLSSSPEEKSQVDTFNSSLTSLYSSVTKNDIEASKIAFVDSATAFEKWTTLAGLVGQLKGL